One genomic segment of Polynucleobacter sp. MWH-UH2A includes these proteins:
- a CDS encoding phasin family protein: protein MFQNQLNDQIAQAQAKAVENAKHLAQVAVESAQELAEINQAAAKDAMAAAQDASAQLLAIKDAQQLAKLAQPEAAQEAAKYAAAYQAKVNKVVRNGNKEVAQVVDASIDDARDDLVKFVKEATKSAPAGSEAFVSAFKTAFEASIQQFDQVRATATDAFATFEKNVDAALANFQGQYAVAKPAAKSRKAA from the coding sequence ATGTTCCAGAATCAATTAAACGATCAAATCGCTCAAGCTCAAGCTAAAGCTGTTGAGAATGCTAAACATTTGGCACAAGTAGCAGTTGAAAGTGCTCAAGAATTGGCAGAAATCAATCAAGCTGCTGCTAAAGATGCAATGGCTGCTGCACAAGATGCTAGCGCACAGTTGTTGGCTATTAAAGATGCTCAGCAATTAGCTAAGTTGGCTCAGCCAGAAGCTGCTCAAGAAGCTGCTAAATATGCTGCTGCTTACCAAGCCAAGGTAAACAAAGTTGTTCGCAATGGCAACAAAGAAGTTGCTCAAGTTGTTGATGCTTCTATCGATGATGCACGTGATGACTTAGTTAAGTTTGTTAAAGAAGCTACTAAATCTGCTCCTGCTGGTTCTGAGGCATTTGTTTCTGCATTCAAAACTGCTTTCGAAGCTTCTATTCAACAATTTGACCAAGTTCGTGCAACTGCTACTGACGCATTCGCTACTTTTGAAAAGAATGTTGATGCTGCATTGGCTAACTTTCAAGGTCAATACGCTGTAGCTAAGCCAGCTGCTAAAAGCCGCAAAGCTGCTTAA
- a CDS encoding alpha/beta fold hydrolase, whose translation MYRSIIKGLALACILVPIISLAHKPTDPPHQQYPEGNFQLENGSVIQDFSLSYTTQGTLNSDKSNAILMVTAIGGNHHRIDYLIGPGKALDTNKYFVICTDAIGNGLTTSPSNSKAQPNISFPEFNIRDMVNSQHQLVVNHFGINKLVAVIGASMGGMQALQWAVSYPDAMQSVIPIIPLAKTPAWTTGVLEMLRQSIMTDPTYQGGKYDKPVEQGMRLWAGWLSGVIVRTPAYQDQLNPTPNAEIEYLKKIQDAGWKRMDANDWIWQSRAYDRHDVGFTKGFDGNTTAALKSIKAKTLILAGTGDLLNPESDAKSTAKLIPGAKYIAINDRLPMGHLSGAGITEAENDLQNKSVKAFLSTIKQ comes from the coding sequence TTGCGCTAGCCTGCATCCTGGTGCCGATCATTTCACTTGCCCACAAACCCACAGACCCACCGCACCAGCAATACCCCGAAGGAAATTTCCAACTAGAAAATGGTTCGGTCATTCAAGACTTTAGCCTTTCTTATACCACCCAAGGCACCCTAAATTCCGACAAGAGCAATGCCATCCTCATGGTAACCGCCATCGGAGGCAACCATCACCGCATTGACTATCTGATTGGGCCAGGTAAAGCTTTGGATACTAATAAATACTTTGTGATTTGTACTGATGCAATTGGCAATGGACTAACAACCTCCCCATCGAATAGCAAGGCTCAGCCAAACATTAGCTTCCCTGAATTCAACATACGAGATATGGTGAATAGCCAACATCAATTAGTTGTAAATCATTTTGGCATTAATAAACTGGTAGCAGTAATAGGCGCCTCTATGGGTGGTATGCAAGCCTTGCAGTGGGCTGTTTCTTATCCCGATGCTATGCAGTCCGTCATCCCAATAATCCCCTTGGCTAAAACTCCCGCATGGACTACTGGTGTCCTTGAAATGCTTCGTCAAAGCATCATGACAGACCCAACATACCAAGGCGGAAAATACGATAAACCTGTTGAGCAAGGGATGCGGCTTTGGGCTGGATGGCTAAGTGGTGTAATCGTTAGAACACCTGCATATCAAGATCAACTAAACCCCACCCCAAATGCCGAAATTGAATACCTGAAAAAAATTCAAGACGCCGGCTGGAAACGTATGGATGCTAATGACTGGATATGGCAATCGCGAGCCTATGATCGACACGATGTAGGCTTCACCAAGGGATTTGATGGCAACACTACCGCCGCACTGAAATCTATTAAAGCAAAAACATTAATTCTGGCGGGAACTGGAGATTTACTTAATCCAGAGTCTGATGCCAAATCTACCGCCAAGCTTATTCCTGGAGCAAAATACATTGCAATTAATGATCGACTACCGATGGGTCATCTATCTGGCGCTGGCATTACTGAAGCTGAAAACGATCTTCAAAATAAATCAGTAAAAGCCTTTTTGTCCACCATAAAGCAGTAG